In the Lysinibacillus sp. PLM2 genome, one interval contains:
- a CDS encoding NAD(P)H dehydrogenase translates to MKTIVYAHPWEGSYNHAILTSITKDLEAKEEKVQVIDLYKDGFNPVFSAEELAQFNRGETPYELVKEYQKKLSQATELIFIFPVWWWDLPAILKGFIDKVMLSGFAFQEDKKTNTLKGLLTNIEKTTVISTSTTDKNYIESEGGNAIQGVFINRTLADLGIKNEHTKWIHFSGVNLTTDEKRKQFLKEITQEI, encoded by the coding sequence ATGAAAACAATTGTCTATGCACATCCATGGGAAGGAAGCTATAATCATGCAATCTTAACCTCTATCACGAAAGACTTAGAAGCTAAGGAAGAAAAAGTTCAAGTAATCGATCTTTATAAAGATGGGTTTAATCCCGTATTTTCAGCTGAAGAATTGGCGCAATTTAATAGAGGTGAAACACCCTACGAATTAGTTAAGGAATATCAAAAAAAATTAAGCCAGGCAACTGAGTTGATTTTTATTTTTCCTGTCTGGTGGTGGGATTTACCTGCTATTTTAAAAGGATTTATTGATAAAGTGATGCTGAGTGGCTTCGCATTCCAAGAGGATAAAAAAACAAACACTCTGAAAGGTTTATTGACAAATATAGAAAAAACAACTGTCATTTCAACTTCTACAACGGATAAAAATTATATTGAATCTGAAGGAGGAAATGCTATTCAGGGAGTCTTCATTAACCGAACTCTAGCTGACCTGGGAATTAAAAATGAACACACTAAATGGATTCACTTTTCTGGAGTTAACTTAACAACAGATGAGAAGAGGAAACAATTTTTAAAAGAAATAACACAAGAAATTTAA
- a CDS encoding DNA-binding response regulator — translation MDSKITVLICDDNVAVHESINAYLQAENMSSVSAFDGEQALDLLNRQDFDLVVLDIMLPGLFGTEVCKEIRKTSDIPIIMLSARGEEMDRIIGLEIGADDYLTKPFSPREIVIRIKTILKRVQPKLDTSTILKVANLFIDVDGYEVLVNDEKVDLTAKEVELLAYLVKNKGRVIDREELLYKIWGYNYIGDTRTVDTLIKRVRQKIAKAHPGFSIKSVYGVGYKFEEIV, via the coding sequence ATGGACTCAAAAATAACTGTTCTAATTTGCGATGATAATGTTGCAGTTCACGAAAGCATTAACGCATATTTGCAAGCTGAAAATATGAGTAGTGTCTCAGCTTTTGATGGTGAACAGGCTCTTGACCTACTAAATAGACAAGATTTTGATTTAGTAGTGCTGGATATAATGCTACCTGGTCTTTTTGGGACTGAGGTTTGTAAAGAAATTCGTAAAACGAGCGATATACCTATTATTATGCTAAGTGCACGCGGAGAAGAAATGGATCGAATCATTGGATTAGAAATTGGTGCAGATGATTATTTAACAAAACCATTTTCCCCTCGTGAAATTGTAATTAGAATTAAAACTATTCTAAAAAGAGTACAACCTAAACTAGATACATCAACTATTCTTAAAGTTGCTAATCTATTCATTGATGTTGATGGTTATGAAGTTTTAGTTAATGATGAAAAAGTCGACCTCACAGCCAAAGAGGTAGAATTATTAGCATACTTAGTTAAAAACAAAGGAAGAGTGATTGATCGTGAGGAGCTATTGTATAAAATATGGGGATATAATTATATCGGCGATACACGGACAGTTGATACGTTGATAAAACGAGTACGACAAAAAATCGCTAAAGCACATCCTGGATTTTCAATCAAATCCGTTTATGGAGTAGGATATAAATTTGAGGAAATCGTATGA
- a CDS encoding 6'-aminoglycoside N-acetyltransferase — MASLIESDEFRWVKETILKNFKDVKIDHIIKLGEGSMSRAFLINQKFVFRFPKEKDGACDTEKEIKVLPLLKNYITLNIPEFIYCGKQDNGFPFVGYNILPGDPLDEQLFLSLSSVVKEKIADQIAGFIDQIGSFNINQAKELNLQENNFYQHYLEIFQEVQEKVFPIVNKEMQDYISFRFTSYLENKDHFIYTPKLLHSDLSLDHLLFDKKRQELTGIIDFGDIRIGDPDYEYVYLLEECGEEFTFKIMERRQEKNIQYKLEKLSFFLTTDNVLFLLEGLKRDSSEMVEEAIKIIQNEMKKH, encoded by the coding sequence ATGGCGAGTTTGATCGAGAGTGACGAGTTTAGATGGGTTAAAGAAACGATTCTTAAAAATTTTAAAGACGTGAAAATTGATCATATTATAAAACTTGGTGAAGGTTCGATGAGTCGAGCATTTCTGATTAATCAAAAATTCGTCTTCCGATTTCCAAAAGAAAAAGACGGGGCCTGTGATACAGAAAAGGAAATAAAGGTACTGCCATTATTAAAAAATTATATTACCCTAAACATACCGGAATTTATTTATTGTGGGAAACAAGATAACGGATTTCCTTTTGTCGGATACAACATATTGCCTGGAGATCCATTGGATGAACAACTATTCCTTTCATTATCAAGTGTAGTTAAGGAAAAAATAGCCGATCAAATTGCAGGATTTATCGATCAAATAGGTTCATTTAATATTAATCAGGCAAAGGAACTTAATTTACAAGAAAATAACTTCTATCAACATTATTTAGAAATATTTCAAGAGGTTCAGGAAAAGGTTTTTCCTATAGTTAATAAAGAAATGCAAGATTATATTTCTTTCCGATTTACATCATATTTAGAAAATAAAGATCATTTTATATATACACCTAAGCTCCTTCATTCTGATTTATCATTGGATCATCTTCTATTTGATAAAAAGAGGCAAGAATTAACTGGAATCATCGATTTTGGTGACATTCGGATAGGAGACCCGGATTATGAATATGTATATTTGCTAGAAGAGTGCGGAGAAGAATTTACATTTAAAATCATGGAAAGAAGACAGGAAAAAAATATTCAATATAAGCTGGAAAAGTTATCGTTTTTTCTTACCACAGATAATGTTTTATTTTTATTAGAAGGTTTAAAAAGAGATAGTAGCGAGATGGTGGAAGAGGCAATAAAAATCATTCAGAACGAAATGAAAAAACATTAG
- a CDS encoding germination protein KA — translation MSSMETIKWVNEQFKNNNELVQKDLDYENKRITLFYIKSLINSEMLQNLIIKPFFDMSSQEQFNLYLQALPQFQDGTSREQVKLEVMNGNILIVLNDDFHLLDFKLSNNDKVNQTTVETTIHGSQLALSDNLMTNINVIRNNYHQPSLTVEYLVKGEVNQQKVAFIYDKEKVKNEVLDVIRLRLQKVDKQLISSTTQLSNLINDKRFSLFPTMIMTERPDRIIYNLAGGKVVFLVDGNPQAVTTPVVFFDFMSTMEDNYHTSLISLFLKVLRYFGLFLSLLLPALYVGVTSYTPEVFRAELALTVAGSRVGVPFSSFVEVLFMLFFMELLLEASIRLPKVVSATATTVGGLILGTAVTEASLASNIMVIIVSAVAISTFVIPVNEMAFAIRLVRLFLIILSTIFGLAGLVLGFFTIIMYLVNLDSFGEPYLRLYSYSNSKKRKEGKA, via the coding sequence ATGTCTTCAATGGAAACGATTAAGTGGGTCAACGAACAGTTCAAAAATAATAATGAGTTAGTACAAAAAGACTTAGACTACGAAAATAAACGCATCACTTTATTCTATATCAAATCTCTTATTAATTCAGAAATGCTTCAGAATTTAATTATTAAACCTTTTTTCGATATGTCATCACAAGAACAATTCAATTTGTATTTGCAGGCATTGCCACAGTTTCAAGATGGTACTTCAAGAGAACAAGTAAAGCTAGAGGTAATGAATGGCAATATTTTGATCGTATTGAATGATGATTTCCATTTACTTGACTTTAAACTATCAAATAATGATAAAGTCAATCAAACAACTGTAGAAACCACAATCCATGGTTCCCAATTAGCTTTAAGTGATAATCTGATGACGAACATTAATGTTATCCGTAATAACTATCACCAACCTTCTTTAACTGTTGAATATCTTGTTAAAGGCGAAGTAAATCAACAGAAAGTAGCCTTTATCTATGATAAGGAAAAGGTCAAAAATGAAGTGCTAGATGTAATCCGATTGAGGCTACAGAAAGTAGATAAGCAACTTATTTCTTCAACAACTCAGTTGAGTAATTTAATAAATGATAAGCGATTTTCTTTATTTCCTACAATGATTATGACTGAACGCCCTGACCGCATTATCTACAATTTAGCTGGTGGGAAGGTTGTCTTTTTAGTCGACGGAAATCCACAAGCCGTTACTACTCCAGTGGTATTTTTCGATTTCATGTCGACAATGGAGGATAATTACCATACATCATTGATTTCACTATTTTTAAAAGTTCTTCGGTATTTCGGACTATTTCTTAGTCTTCTTCTTCCAGCGTTATATGTTGGTGTGACCTCTTATACTCCTGAAGTGTTTAGAGCTGAACTGGCTTTGACGGTAGCTGGAAGTCGGGTAGGTGTACCCTTCTCTTCTTTTGTTGAAGTTTTATTCATGCTTTTCTTTATGGAATTATTATTAGAGGCAAGTATTCGACTACCTAAGGTGGTTAGTGCTACTGCAACTACTGTAGGAGGTTTAATCCTCGGTACGGCCGTTACTGAAGCTTCCCTTGCTTCCAATATTATGGTCATCATTGTATCGGCAGTAGCGATCTCCACCTTTGTAATTCCCGTAAATGAAATGGCATTTGCTATCAGATTAGTACGTTTATTTTTAATTATCCTTTCTACTATATTTGGCTTAGCCGGCTTGGTCTTAGGTTTCTTTACCATAATTATGTATTTAGTAAATTTAGACAGTTTCGGGGAACCTTATCTCAGATTATATTCTTATTCAAATAGTAAGAAGCGCAAGGAGGGAAAAGCGTGA
- a CDS encoding MarR family transcriptional regulator yields MEKESYVLNGNLKDTGFGYTLSLIGGKYKMTVLYALYLNNNPIRYNHLKRMLGNISFKTLTNTLKELEGDQLINRKEYPQVPPKVEYSLSEKGLSLIPVLDAICYWGEDQLDKRKEVTLKVDNNL; encoded by the coding sequence ATGGAAAAAGAATCTTATGTATTAAATGGTAATTTAAAGGATACTGGTTTTGGATATACTTTGTCATTAATCGGTGGAAAATACAAAATGACAGTTTTATATGCTTTATATTTAAACAATAACCCTATTCGCTATAACCATTTGAAACGGATGCTCGGCAATATTTCTTTTAAAACATTAACCAATACACTAAAGGAACTTGAGGGTGATCAACTAATTAATCGAAAAGAGTATCCTCAAGTGCCTCCAAAAGTAGAATATAGTTTATCGGAAAAGGGCTTATCACTGATTCCTGTATTAGATGCCATTTGCTATTGGGGAGAAGATCAATTGGATAAAAGAAAAGAAGTCACGTTAAAAGTGGACAATAACTTATGA
- a CDS encoding ATP-binding protein, with product MDKRQEMIEMCKELRLPSIRAFIQEDDMWKQHQTAEDFLYHALVQEMQDREVRAKANRIRSANFPEKKLLTELETERLPQNAASRLPQLKKLDFIQEKQNVLLIGSPGTGKTHIAIGLGIEACLSGYKVFFTTVSSLVNQLKESRSERTLRSFELKFEKYDLVIIDELGYISFDKEGAELLFTHLSLRAGRASTIVTSNLSFDRWEEIFHDPVLTAALTDRLTHRAYMVDMVGPSYRILDTKEWLENSQL from the coding sequence ATGGATAAGAGACAAGAAATGATTGAAATGTGTAAAGAACTTCGATTACCAAGTATTCGGGCATTTATTCAAGAAGATGATATGTGGAAACAACATCAGACAGCAGAGGATTTTTTATATCATGCACTGGTACAAGAGATGCAAGATCGAGAAGTACGAGCAAAAGCGAATCGGATTCGTTCAGCAAATTTCCCTGAAAAGAAACTATTAACTGAATTAGAGACTGAGAGATTACCGCAAAATGCGGCCTCTCGCCTCCCACAATTAAAGAAATTAGATTTCATTCAAGAAAAACAAAATGTCCTATTAATTGGCTCACCTGGAACAGGTAAAACCCATATAGCAATAGGTTTAGGAATTGAAGCTTGTTTGTCAGGATATAAAGTATTTTTCACAACGGTATCATCTCTAGTAAACCAATTAAAAGAGAGCCGTTCTGAAAGAACGTTACGTTCATTTGAACTGAAGTTTGAAAAATATGATTTAGTAATCATTGATGAATTAGGTTATATCTCCTTTGATAAAGAAGGAGCCGAGTTATTATTTACTCATCTTTCCCTTCGGGCAGGACGAGCATCCACCATCGTTACGAGTAATTTATCATTTGATCGATGGGAAGAAATATTTCATGATCCAGTTTTAACAGCAGCTTTAACAGATCGACTAACACATAGAGCCTATATGGTTGACATGGTCGGCCCATCTTATCGAATATTAGATACAAAAGAATGGCTAGAAAATAGTCAGCTTTAA
- a CDS encoding hypothetical protein (frameshifted, deletion at around 1837137,1837026), producing the protein MLKDNEYKRQHQMHKQQLKMIDIHEKLLDEGFEISYTTVRNFVNSEEKRQKEVFIRQKATAGHEIEFDWGEVKLVIDQSLRSLSMAVFTLPYSNDRIAYLYESETMVCVQDAHVKCINYLGFVPEVFTYDNMRTVVKNFIGTEREITDGMKNLSMHYHFKIRLCEPRKGNQKGHVERSVEYIRRKAFAHRDTFASLEEAQAYLTEIIMKLNSRKHYKKRQTHHELMQEERTARQVSANIIPFDASELFEFRVDKYSTITYRQNRYSVPEGHVGEWVKVKASAEKFLFLVKMPVSRHINEVGRSINGLWIFIITYVHLKRKRCIGSK; encoded by the coding sequence ATGTTAAAAGATAATGAATATAAACGGCAACATCAAATGCATAAGCAACAACTGAAAATGATTGATATTCATGAAAAATTATTAGATGAAGGTTTTGAAATTAGTTATACCACTGTTAGAAACTTTGTGAATAGTGAGGAGAAACGTCAAAAAGAAGTCTTTATTCGTCAAAAGGCAACTGCTGGTCATGAGATTGAATTTGACTGGGGAGAAGTAAAATTAGTTATAGACCAATCCCTACGGTCTCTTTCAATGGCAGTCTTTACCCTACCATATAGTAATGATAGAATTGCATATTTATATGAATCTGAAACAATGGTGTGTGTTCAAGATGCTCATGTGAAATGTATTAACTATTTAGGCTTTGTACCAGAGGTTTTTACGTACGATAATATGCGGACAGTCGTAAAGAACTTTATTGGGACTGAACGAGAGATTACTGATGGTATGAAAAATCTATCGATGCATTATCATTTTAAAATACGACTATGTGAACCAAGAAAAGGAAATCAGAAGGGGCATGTGGAGCGGAGTGTAGAATACATCCGTCGTAAGGCATTTGCCCATCGAGATACGTTTGCAAGCTTAGAAGAAGCTCAGGCTTATCTAACAGAAATCATCATGAAATTAAACTCTCGTAAGCATTATAAGAAAAGACAAACGCATCATGAATTAATGCAAGAAGAACGTACAGCTAGGCAAGTAAGCGCAAATATTATTCCATTTGATGCCTCTGAGTTGTTTGAATTTAGAGTGGACAAATATAGTACGATTACTTATAGACAAAATCGTTATTCTGTTCCTGAAGGACATGTTGGAGAATGGGTGAAAGTAAAAGCGAGTGCGGAAAAATTCTTATTTTTAGTGAAAATGCCTGTATCGCGACACATAAACGAAGTTGGCAGATCCATCAATGGATTATGGATATTTATCATTACTTACGTACATTTGAAAAGAAAAAGGTGCATTGGCTCAAAGTGA